A window from Gottschalkiaceae bacterium SANA encodes these proteins:
- a CDS encoding MarR family transcriptional regulator, protein MSRDKLASQILGMIPLFHRKLLKKYKSHELKRTEFLLLNNLMMADGLPMNTYGEKLCISKPNLTKLVHELVDKQWVKKEKSVEDKRVTRIYITDQGRLFLKEHFKRMKEQVIASTDKLTDDEVETLVVNFESIHKIFLKLDDMYDE, encoded by the coding sequence ATGAGTAGAGACAAATTGGCGAGCCAAATACTGGGTATGATCCCTCTATTTCATCGAAAGTTATTAAAAAAATATAAATCTCATGAACTCAAGCGAACGGAGTTTCTTTTATTAAATAACTTGATGATGGCAGATGGATTGCCAATGAACACCTATGGGGAAAAACTGTGTATTTCAAAGCCAAATCTGACGAAATTGGTCCACGAGTTGGTGGATAAACAATGGGTGAAAAAAGAAAAAAGCGTGGAAGACAAGCGAGTAACTAGAATCTATATAACCGATCAAGGCCGCTTGTTTCTAAAGGAGCATTTTAAACGGATGAAAGAACAAGTCATCGCGTCAACAGATAAACTCACGGATGATGAAGTAGAAACCCTTGTCGTAAATTTTGAATCGATTCACAAAATTTTTCTAAAACTGGACGATATGTACGATGAATAG
- a CDS encoding PTS beta-glucoside transporter subunit IIBCA, with the protein MMKYEELTKDIIRYIGGEDNIITVTHCLTRLRFALKDMSLVDEKALLERDGIVTAQASGGNYQVVIGSHVSNVHKTLVSQLGLDPNEQVEVIAKKGVLNNIIDIITKVITPVLSVLIATGLIQGTLALLTAIGVLQPTDGAYVLLHAMGNALFQFFPIILGYTSAKAFNMSGYLGMLIGGIMVFPGISESLAGGEVAYTLFTGTIFQTEIFKTFFNIPIMFPVTGYASSVIPIILANYFASKVEHFWNKRIPDIVGFTLVPFLTLMIAAPIVILVIGPIANFASLIITAAVTGLYDISPILTAIVVAFVYQPLVILGLHWPLITLAITNYIATGSDYILPMIFTASFAQTAVVLAVYMRTKSKKMKGICIPAMISGMFCIIEPAIYGVTLPVKKRFAFSMVGGVVGAAVLAALNVKMYAISVGMLGIVGFLNPENSSMTGLIIAVVATTAAMVVAFSLTYFTFGTDLKDSDESESVSSKGRLRPLYNKISLVSPIKGKLLPLSQAEDAAFANGALGKGVLVIPSQGKVVAPCDGTLTTFFETGHALGFTADNGVEILVHVGKDTVQLQGSYFKKLKAQGDLVKKGDLVLEFDLQAIQDLGYNIETPILITNSDQYLEVVPSNTDTVNELDQLMTIIPFQSTADVQAIRVEA; encoded by the coding sequence ATGATGAAGTACGAGGAACTAACAAAAGATATTATTCGGTATATTGGGGGAGAAGACAATATTATTACGGTCACCCACTGCCTGACTCGATTGCGATTTGCTTTAAAAGACATGTCGCTAGTTGATGAAAAGGCCTTGCTGGAGCGAGATGGGATTGTTACCGCTCAAGCATCAGGTGGAAACTATCAAGTGGTGATTGGTTCTCATGTTTCTAACGTGCATAAGACTTTGGTGAGTCAACTTGGCTTAGATCCAAATGAACAAGTGGAAGTTATCGCAAAAAAAGGCGTACTTAATAATATCATTGATATTATTACAAAGGTGATCACCCCAGTTTTGAGCGTACTAATCGCGACCGGATTGATCCAAGGTACCCTTGCCTTGTTGACTGCAATTGGTGTTCTGCAACCGACAGATGGCGCTTATGTTTTGTTACATGCCATGGGCAATGCACTCTTTCAATTTTTCCCAATTATTTTAGGTTACACAAGTGCCAAAGCATTTAACATGAGTGGTTATTTGGGCATGCTAATTGGCGGTATTATGGTTTTTCCTGGCATATCAGAGAGTCTTGCTGGCGGAGAGGTTGCCTATACCTTATTTACAGGGACAATTTTTCAAACGGAAATATTTAAAACATTCTTCAATATCCCCATTATGTTTCCTGTAACTGGATATGCATCATCGGTAATTCCAATTATCCTAGCTAACTATTTTGCATCAAAGGTCGAGCATTTTTGGAACAAGCGGATCCCAGATATTGTTGGATTTACACTGGTTCCATTTTTAACCCTGATGATTGCTGCACCCATCGTGATATTAGTGATTGGACCCATTGCAAATTTTGCTTCACTGATTATCACCGCTGCAGTAACGGGGCTATATGATATTTCACCAATTCTGACAGCAATTGTTGTAGCTTTTGTTTATCAGCCGCTTGTTATTCTTGGTTTGCACTGGCCGTTGATAACATTGGCAATCACCAATTACATTGCAACCGGCAGTGATTATATTTTACCTATGATTTTCACCGCATCGTTTGCACAGACGGCGGTTGTTCTCGCTGTTTATATGCGAACAAAATCCAAGAAAATGAAAGGCATCTGTATTCCAGCCATGATTTCGGGCATGTTTTGCATAATTGAGCCGGCGATCTATGGTGTTACATTACCAGTAAAAAAACGTTTTGCTTTTTCCATGGTGGGTGGCGTTGTAGGTGCAGCTGTTTTGGCTGCTTTGAATGTGAAGATGTATGCAATTTCAGTGGGAATGTTAGGGATTGTTGGCTTTTTAAATCCTGAGAATTCTTCCATGACTGGACTCATTATTGCAGTTGTTGCAACGACTGCGGCCATGGTGGTTGCATTTTCATTGACCTACTTCACTTTTGGAACAGATTTAAAAGATAGTGATGAAAGTGAGTCCGTATCATCAAAAGGGAGATTGAGACCTTTATATAATAAAATATCTCTTGTATCACCAATAAAAGGGAAGCTTTTGCCGCTCAGTCAAGCAGAAGATGCTGCATTTGCTAATGGTGCTCTTGGCAAGGGGGTTCTGGTGATCCCGAGCCAAGGAAAAGTTGTCGCTCCATGCGATGGCACGCTTACCACTTTTTTTGAAACAGGTCATGCTTTGGGCTTTACAGCAGACAATGGTGTTGAGATCCTTGTTCACGTAGGGAAAGATACGGTTCAATTGCAAGGCTCATATTTTAAAAAGTTAAAGGCACAAGGCGATCTTGTCAAAAAGGGTGACCTTGTTCTTGAATTTGATTTACAAGCAATTCAAGATCTCGGCTATAACATTGAAACTCCAATATTAATAACCAATTCGGATCAATACCTAGAGGTGGTTCCTTCAAATACGGATACCGTGAATGAGCTTGATCAGTTGATGACGATTATTCCTTTTCAATCAACAGCTGATGTGCAAGCAATTCGTGTGGAAGCATGA
- a CDS encoding ABC transporter ATP-binding protein, which translates to MSENNQNENVNRSSAKQRRGPGGGGPGGGHMNMSGEKAKNFKGTMKRLIEYLSPHKATILVVIIFAIASAAFGIYGPKLLGKATTKVFEGMIGQVSGSGSGIDFEAIAGIMLTLLALYGLSSLFSYIQGYIMAGVAMKVSYDMRRNISKKVNRMPLRYFDGTNHGEVLSRVTNDVDTVNQTLSRSMSQIITSFTTVIGVLIMMLTISFTMTLIALFIIPASMVIVIAIVKRSQKYFKDQQKYLGNVNGHIEEMFSGHVIVKTFNGEEKSAEAFNEFNDKLYGTAWKSQFLSGMMMPVMTIVGNVGYVAVCVVGGALAAKRTIEVGDIQAFVQYVRNFTQPISQLASASNVLQQTAAAAERVFEFLDESEEIKEVDEPVEIDQVVGNVSFKNVHFGYKPETIIVNDFSVDVQPGQKVAIVGPTGAGKTTMVKLLMRFYDVNEGAILVDGQDIRDYTRDALRNQFGMVLQDTWLYNGSIMENIRYGRLDATDEDVIEAAKAAHVDSFVHMLPDGYDMILNEDASNVSQGQKQLITIARAILSDPKILILDEATSSVDTRTEVQIQRAMGRLMENRTSFIIAHRLSTIRDADLILVMDHGDIVEQGYHQELLAKNGFYADLYNAQFEGKKIS; encoded by the coding sequence ATGAGCGAAAACAATCAAAATGAAAATGTGAATCGTTCATCTGCTAAGCAGAGACGAGGACCAGGCGGTGGTGGACCCGGTGGCGGACATATGAATATGTCCGGCGAAAAAGCAAAAAACTTTAAAGGCACCATGAAGCGACTGATCGAATATTTGAGTCCGCATAAGGCGACCATTCTTGTGGTAATCATCTTTGCCATTGCTAGTGCGGCTTTTGGGATCTATGGACCCAAGCTGTTGGGTAAGGCGACAACAAAAGTATTTGAAGGCATGATTGGACAAGTAAGCGGAAGTGGATCTGGTATTGATTTTGAGGCGATTGCTGGTATTATGCTGACGCTTTTAGCACTCTATGGATTGAGTTCCTTATTCTCCTATATTCAAGGATATATTATGGCAGGCGTAGCCATGAAGGTGAGCTATGATATGCGCAGGAATATCTCCAAAAAAGTGAATCGGATGCCGCTTCGGTATTTTGACGGCACCAATCATGGGGAAGTATTGTCAAGAGTAACGAATGATGTCGATACCGTCAACCAGACCTTGAGTCGATCAATGTCGCAGATTATCACCTCCTTCACAACGGTAATTGGTGTCTTGATCATGATGCTAACTATTAGTTTCACCATGACCTTGATTGCCCTCTTTATTATTCCTGCATCCATGGTCATTGTAATTGCTATCGTGAAACGGTCGCAAAAGTATTTTAAGGATCAGCAAAAATACCTGGGGAATGTGAATGGCCATATCGAAGAAATGTTTAGCGGTCATGTCATCGTCAAGACCTTCAACGGAGAAGAAAAAAGTGCGGAAGCCTTTAATGAGTTTAATGACAAGCTTTATGGGACTGCTTGGAAATCACAATTCTTGTCGGGAATGATGATGCCTGTTATGACCATTGTTGGAAATGTAGGTTATGTAGCGGTCTGTGTTGTCGGTGGAGCCTTGGCAGCGAAAAGGACCATTGAAGTCGGTGATATTCAGGCTTTTGTTCAGTATGTTAGAAACTTTACACAACCGATTTCACAGCTAGCCAGTGCTTCGAATGTTCTGCAACAAACCGCAGCTGCCGCTGAGCGTGTCTTCGAATTTTTGGATGAATCCGAAGAGATCAAAGAGGTCGATGAGCCGGTTGAAATCGATCAGGTTGTTGGAAACGTATCATTCAAAAATGTACATTTTGGTTATAAGCCGGAAACCATAATCGTAAATGATTTTTCTGTAGATGTTCAACCCGGTCAAAAGGTTGCCATTGTCGGTCCTACAGGCGCAGGAAAAACCACCATGGTCAAATTGCTTATGCGCTTCTATGATGTGAACGAGGGTGCAATTCTTGTGGATGGCCAAGATATTCGGGACTATACACGAGATGCATTGCGAAATCAGTTTGGTATGGTCTTGCAAGATACCTGGTTGTACAATGGTTCTATTATGGAAAATATCCGCTATGGCCGCCTTGATGCAACGGATGAGGACGTGATTGAAGCTGCAAAAGCCGCCCATGTAGATAGCTTTGTTCATATGCTGCCGGACGGCTATGATATGATCTTAAATGAAGATGCATCAAATGTATCGCAGGGGCAGAAGCAGTTGATTACCATTGCAAGAGCGATTCTTTCAGATCCAAAAATCCTAATCCTGGATGAAGCGACAAGTTCTGTGGATACTAGAACTGAGGTTCAGATTCAAAGGGCCATGGGTCGACTGATGGAAAACCGAACCAGTTTTATTATTGCTCATCGATTGTCAACAATCCGTGACGCGGACTTGATCTTGGTTATGGATCATGGCGACATTGTGGAGCAGGGCTATCACCAAGAGTTATTAGCGAAAAACGGATTCTATGCAGATTTATACAATGCCCAATTCGAAGGGAAAAAGATCAGTTAA
- the fba gene encoding class II fructose-1,6-bisphosphate aldolase, with protein sequence MLVTTTKMLKDAVAGQYAVGHFNINNLEWTKAVLLTAQENNSPVILGVSEGAAKYMGGFDTVVGMVNGMLKGLKITVPVALHLDHGSYEGAQAAMEAGFSSVMFDGSHYDIDENIKKTQEIIAIANSKGISVEAEVGSIGGEEDGVVGAGEIANPKECKLIADLGVDLLAAGIGNIHGAYPENWAGLDFGALAAIKAETGDMPLVLHGGTGIPVEMITEAISLGVAKINVNTECQWSFAAALREYFEAKKDLEGKGFDPRKINGPGIEAIKATVKEKMEIFGSINKA encoded by the coding sequence ATGTTAGTTACAACAACAAAAATGTTAAAAGATGCTGTTGCGGGGCAATATGCGGTTGGTCATTTCAACATCAACAATCTTGAGTGGACAAAAGCGGTTCTATTGACAGCACAAGAAAACAATTCACCAGTTATTCTAGGCGTATCAGAAGGTGCGGCAAAATATATGGGTGGATTTGATACCGTAGTCGGCATGGTAAACGGCATGTTGAAAGGTTTGAAAATAACGGTTCCTGTTGCATTGCATTTGGATCACGGCAGCTACGAAGGTGCTCAAGCGGCAATGGAAGCTGGTTTTTCTTCTGTAATGTTCGATGGTTCTCATTATGATATTGATGAAAACATCAAAAAGACACAAGAAATTATCGCAATTGCGAATTCAAAAGGTATCTCAGTTGAAGCAGAAGTTGGTTCTATTGGTGGCGAAGAAGACGGCGTTGTTGGCGCTGGTGAAATTGCCAATCCAAAAGAGTGCAAACTAATTGCTGATTTGGGTGTTGATTTGTTAGCCGCAGGCATTGGTAATATTCATGGTGCATATCCAGAAAACTGGGCTGGTCTTGATTTCGGTGCTTTGGCAGCGATTAAAGCAGAAACAGGTGATATGCCTTTGGTTCTTCATGGTGGAACGGGTATCCCTGTTGAGATGATCACAGAAGCGATTTCTCTAGGCGTTGCGAAAATCAACGTGAATACAGAATGCCAATGGTCATTTGCAGCAGCCTTGCGCGAATACTTCGAAGCGAAAAAAGACTTAGAAGGTAAAGGATTTGACCCTCGCAAGATCAACGGACCTGGAATCGAAGCGATCAAAGCGACTGTAAAAGAAAAAATGGAGATCTTCGGATCTATTAATAAAGCATAA
- a CDS encoding ABC transporter ATP-binding protein: protein MILVENLNFTYRNVQKEALSGLDFHIKKGEVFGFLGPSGAGKTTTQRIIIGLLRGYSGKVNILGKERREWKKDFYERIGVAFDFPNLYVKLSGYENLKLIASYYRNQEQNIEELLDHVGLLIDKDKKVEEFSKGMKMRLNFVRSILHNPDLIFLDEPTTGLDPVNAKIIKDKILQLKGEGKTIFLTTHNMTVAEQLCDRVGFINEGILSVIDSPKNLMVAYGNPMVKIVYVEAGKKEEVSLSLPEMKGNLEFHRIVDECEILTIHSQEATLEDVFIQLTGRSLI from the coding sequence ATGATACTTGTAGAAAATCTAAATTTCACCTATAGAAATGTTCAAAAAGAGGCACTAAGTGGTCTTGATTTCCATATCAAAAAGGGAGAAGTATTTGGTTTTTTGGGTCCAAGTGGAGCGGGGAAGACCACCACGCAACGCATTATTATTGGATTGCTGCGCGGTTATTCCGGTAAGGTCAACATTCTAGGTAAAGAACGTCGAGAGTGGAAAAAGGACTTCTATGAACGAATTGGCGTTGCTTTTGATTTTCCGAATCTCTATGTTAAGCTATCTGGCTACGAAAACTTGAAGCTGATTGCTTCCTATTATCGAAATCAAGAGCAGAACATTGAAGAATTATTGGATCATGTGGGTTTGCTTATTGACAAAGATAAGAAGGTGGAGGAATTCTCCAAGGGAATGAAGATGCGCCTGAATTTTGTCAGGTCCATTCTCCACAATCCGGATTTAATTTTTTTGGATGAACCGACAACAGGCCTCGATCCTGTTAATGCCAAGATCATCAAGGACAAGATCTTGCAATTGAAAGGGGAAGGAAAAACCATCTTTCTAACGACGCATAATATGACGGTGGCAGAGCAACTTTGTGACCGCGTTGGATTTATCAATGAGGGGATCCTTTCCGTCATTGACAGCCCAAAAAACCTGATGGTTGCCTACGGGAATCCAATGGTAAAGATTGTCTATGTTGAAGCGGGAAAGAAAGAAGAAGTGAGCCTGTCTTTACCCGAGATGAAAGGAAATTTGGAATTTCATCGTATCGTGGACGAGTGTGAAATTCTCACCATTCACAGCCAGGAAGCAACGCTCGAGGATGTTTTTATTCAGCTAACGGGGCGGTCACTCATATGA
- a CDS encoding ABC transporter ATP-binding protein, with the protein MTKILKYLKPFTLWILVAIALLYGQAMADLALPDYMSNIVNVGIQQGGNENALPEVLRQADLEKMELFVTADNKALIEASYQFIEPGTSEYKKVAETYPNITNEGVYRLKSLTEEETADLELEVSKALLAVTGVQQAIANADDSDFEINGQTIPAGTDIFAMLERMPAEQRLQMMEASNEQFAALGDAMILQAGANATITLYQEMGLDVDQVRQNYILMTGLIMLGITLLGAIASISVGFIASKVAAGLGRDLRKRIFDKVSRFSNAEFDQFSTASLITRSTNDIMQVQNLMVVMIRMVFYAPILGIGGVIKAMNSNSSMSWIIALAVGILILMIAVIFSIAMPKFKIVQKQVDRVNLVMREALTGMMVIRAFNTQAFEEDRFDQANRDLTATNLFVNRVMVFLMPVMMFVMNAVMILIVWVGAKEIANANMQVGDMMAFMQYAMQIIMAFLMMSMMFIMIPRASVAAGRIAEVLNVEAKIVDPADPKVFTAPVSGRLEFKDVSFKYPGAEENMLKKLNFTANPGETTAIIGSTGSGKTTLVNLIPRLYDVTEGQILVDGIDIRQVTQHDLRSHIGYIPQKASLFSGDIESNLLFAKEDATIAEMEEAIRIAQAREFVEENKEGMARQISQGGSNVSGGQKQRLSIARALVKRPEIYIFDDSFSALDFQTDRALRQALKDKTGESTLLIVAQRISTIKNANQIIVLDDGRMVGMGTHDELMKSCETYKEIAYSQLSKEELA; encoded by the coding sequence ATGACAAAAATACTAAAGTACTTAAAGCCATTTACGCTCTGGATCCTTGTTGCAATCGCATTGCTATATGGACAAGCAATGGCTGATCTGGCTTTGCCGGATTATATGTCTAACATTGTAAATGTAGGCATTCAGCAAGGTGGAAATGAGAATGCGCTGCCGGAAGTTTTAAGGCAAGCTGATTTGGAAAAAATGGAGCTATTTGTTACTGCGGACAATAAGGCATTAATCGAGGCTTCCTACCAATTTATTGAACCCGGTACAAGCGAGTACAAGAAAGTGGCCGAGACCTATCCGAACATCACCAATGAGGGGGTCTATCGGCTGAAGTCCTTAACGGAAGAAGAAACAGCTGATTTGGAGTTGGAAGTGTCAAAAGCACTCTTGGCGGTTACAGGTGTTCAACAAGCGATCGCTAATGCTGATGATAGTGATTTTGAAATCAATGGGCAGACCATTCCTGCAGGCACAGATATCTTTGCCATGCTGGAAAGAATGCCTGCGGAACAAAGACTTCAGATGATGGAAGCTTCAAATGAACAATTTGCGGCCCTTGGGGATGCGATGATTCTTCAAGCGGGTGCCAATGCAACCATCACACTTTACCAAGAGATGGGCCTTGATGTGGACCAGGTTCGTCAGAACTATATCTTGATGACGGGTCTGATTATGCTAGGGATTACCTTGCTCGGTGCGATTGCATCCATTTCGGTTGGCTTTATTGCCTCCAAGGTAGCAGCTGGTTTGGGAAGAGATTTACGGAAAAGGATCTTTGACAAAGTCAGTCGTTTTTCCAATGCTGAGTTTGATCAGTTTTCCACCGCGTCCCTGATCACAAGATCGACAAATGATATTATGCAAGTACAAAACTTGATGGTTGTTATGATTCGCATGGTGTTCTATGCGCCGATTTTGGGCATAGGCGGTGTCATTAAAGCAATGAATAGCAATAGCTCTATGTCATGGATCATTGCCTTAGCCGTTGGCATACTCATTTTGATGATTGCTGTTATATTTTCCATTGCCATGCCCAAGTTTAAGATCGTTCAAAAGCAGGTTGATCGAGTGAACTTGGTCATGCGGGAAGCCTTGACGGGTATGATGGTCATTCGAGCATTTAATACGCAAGCTTTTGAAGAAGATCGCTTTGATCAAGCGAACCGTGATTTGACAGCAACAAACTTGTTTGTCAACCGTGTCATGGTATTTTTGATGCCGGTCATGATGTTTGTTATGAATGCAGTTATGATTTTGATTGTATGGGTTGGAGCCAAAGAAATTGCCAACGCAAATATGCAAGTTGGCGATATGATGGCCTTTATGCAGTATGCCATGCAAATCATTATGGCGTTTTTAATGATGTCCATGATGTTTATCATGATTCCGCGGGCTTCTGTTGCCGCTGGTCGTATTGCTGAAGTCTTGAATGTTGAAGCTAAGATTGTTGATCCTGCAGATCCAAAAGTATTCACGGCTCCAGTATCCGGCAGGCTTGAATTTAAAGACGTTTCCTTTAAGTATCCTGGGGCGGAAGAGAATATGTTGAAAAAGCTTAACTTCACAGCCAATCCTGGGGAGACAACAGCAATTATTGGGTCAACAGGGTCTGGGAAAACCACCTTGGTCAATTTGATTCCAAGATTATACGATGTCACAGAAGGACAAATCCTTGTGGATGGGATTGATATTCGACAAGTTACGCAACACGACTTACGTAGCCATATTGGATATATTCCTCAGAAGGCCTCTCTATTTAGTGGGGATATTGAAAGTAATCTATTGTTTGCAAAGGAAGACGCAACGATCGCTGAAATGGAAGAAGCGATTCGTATTGCACAGGCAAGGGAATTTGTGGAAGAAAACAAAGAAGGAATGGCAAGGCAAATTTCACAAGGTGGATCGAATGTGTCTGGTGGTCAGAAACAACGTCTTTCCATTGCAAGAGCATTGGTGAAGCGGCCTGAAATTTATATCTTTGACGATAGTTTTTCCGCTCTCGATTTTCAAACGGATCGCGCTCTTCGGCAAGCCCTTAAGGATAAAACTGGGGAGTCGACCTTGTTGATTGTTGCGCAACGAATTTCAACGATCAAAAATGCAAATCAGATTATTGTGCTGGATGACGGCAGGATGGTGGGAATGGGTACTCACGATGAATTGATGAAATCCTGTGAGACTTATAAAGAAATTGCATATTCACAATTGTCCAAGGAGGAGCTGGCATGA
- a CDS encoding helix-turn-helix transcriptional regulator: MKNKRLKIARIERDISQEQLADAIGVTRQTIGLIEGGKYNPSLKLCIAICKVLGKTLDELFWED, encoded by the coding sequence ATGAAGAATAAGCGATTAAAGATAGCTAGAATTGAACGGGATATATCTCAAGAACAATTAGCTGATGCAATTGGTGTTACAAGACAGACCATAGGTCTTATTGAAGGTGGAAAGTATAATCCTTCATTGAAACTTTGCATTGCCATTTGTAAGGTGTTGGGTAAAACACTCGATGAATTATTCTGGGAGGATTAA
- a CDS encoding GGDEF domain-containing protein: MALFLTFDINFFSALMLVILYVTMRLRRDTTGTSNRLFFRLLWVTVFLLLLEVLSWAFDGVPDQNKLNYFFNFAFAWLTSSATCLLASYIDYHIFGSYQRLKRRWFYLHPFIITGLLLLINKFVPLIFTISPDNIYSREPGMFLLPILNVSVFLYVCLLAYRQRKQVQKEVLYIILLYVSFPAMAAFLQVALFGVFILWPTMAMMVVLTYIFLETVSTSKDYLTGLLSRQRIDSYLEYMLEQQRSFIFVMLDLDDFKTINDRYGHLSGDLALQAFSNSLLKQFFDEKLVGRYAGDEFVLVLEKVDVEGLKAKLQSVEKEMKTQYEAGNLEFPIHFSYGFYEREAKDHISYENMISLADERMYSNKRSHKGEI, from the coding sequence ATGGCATTATTTTTAACCTTCGATATTAATTTCTTTTCAGCATTAATGCTAGTTATTTTATATGTAACGATGAGACTGAGGCGAGATACGACGGGAACGTCGAACCGCTTGTTTTTTCGGCTGTTGTGGGTGACTGTTTTTCTTTTACTTTTAGAAGTTTTATCTTGGGCATTTGATGGCGTGCCGGATCAAAATAAGTTGAATTATTTTTTTAATTTTGCCTTTGCTTGGTTAACTTCTTCTGCGACATGTTTATTGGCATCCTATATTGACTATCATATTTTTGGCTCGTATCAGCGACTTAAAAGGCGATGGTTTTATTTACATCCATTTATAATTACAGGTTTACTTTTACTTATTAATAAGTTTGTGCCTCTTATTTTCACCATTAGTCCAGATAATATTTATAGCCGAGAGCCAGGTATGTTTCTTCTTCCAATTTTGAATGTTTCGGTTTTTCTTTATGTGTGCCTATTAGCCTATCGTCAGCGAAAGCAGGTACAAAAAGAAGTTTTGTATATAATTTTATTGTATGTTTCATTTCCTGCAATGGCCGCTTTTCTTCAAGTAGCCCTTTTTGGCGTATTTATCCTTTGGCCAACTATGGCGATGATGGTCGTGTTGACATATATATTTTTAGAGACAGTTTCAACTTCCAAAGATTACTTGACAGGTCTTTTAAGTCGTCAACGTATTGATTCTTACTTGGAGTATATGTTGGAGCAGCAAAGGTCTTTTATTTTTGTCATGCTTGATTTGGATGATTTCAAAACAATTAATGATCGCTATGGCCACTTAAGTGGTGATTTAGCCTTGCAGGCATTTTCGAATTCATTGCTGAAGCAGTTTTTTGATGAAAAATTGGTGGGACGATATGCAGGCGATGAGTTTGTATTGGTATTGGAGAAGGTAGATGTAGAGGGCCTGAAAGCAAAACTGCAGTCCGTCGAAAAGGAAATGAAAACGCAATACGAAGCGGGAAATCTTGAGTTTCCCATTCACTTCAGCTATGGTTTCTACGAGCGGGAAGCCAAGGATCATATTAGCTATGAGAATATGATTAGCCTTGCAGATGAACGGATGTATAGCAATAAGCGGAGCCATAAAGGCGAAATATAG
- a CDS encoding PRD domain-containing protein produces the protein MVICKVLNNNVVVVEDAHGKEQILMGCGIAFGKRTGDFVAKKDIEKVFALTSADVSGKFQELISEIPMESMEVSAEIISYAKTKLGKKLNDSIYISLTDHLHTAIERHKAGIAVKNVLLWDIKRFFADEYQIGIRALDMVEESFDIRLPNDEAGFLALHIVNAEMDEVTENMYEITSVMQEITSIVKYYFKIEFDEESVYFYRFVTHLKFFAQRLINLNNYADENDDNLLETIREKYPDAYLCVMRIGHYIQEKYHYTMSNEEKLYLTIHIARVVAKNPKRLLQQ, from the coding sequence GTGGTAATTTGCAAAGTATTAAACAATAATGTTGTCGTAGTGGAAGATGCACATGGGAAGGAACAAATCCTAATGGGGTGCGGAATCGCTTTTGGCAAGCGAACGGGAGATTTTGTTGCAAAAAAAGACATCGAAAAAGTATTTGCATTGACTTCGGCAGACGTGTCTGGTAAATTTCAAGAGCTCATTTCTGAAATTCCGATGGAGAGTATGGAAGTCTCGGCTGAAATTATTTCTTATGCAAAAACAAAGTTGGGAAAGAAGTTGAATGACAGTATTTATATTTCATTGACCGATCATTTACACACAGCAATCGAGCGACATAAAGCTGGAATTGCAGTGAAAAATGTTTTGCTATGGGATATCAAGCGATTTTTTGCAGACGAGTATCAAATTGGTATTCGGGCGCTTGATATGGTTGAAGAAAGCTTTGATATTCGGCTACCCAATGATGAAGCAGGATTTCTTGCTTTGCATATCGTCAATGCAGAAATGGACGAAGTGACAGAAAATATGTATGAGATTACAAGTGTCATGCAAGAGATCACAAGCATTGTGAAATACTATTTCAAGATTGAATTTGATGAAGAATCCGTCTATTTTTATCGATTCGTTACACATTTGAAATTTTTTGCGCAACGGCTGATCAACCTCAATAATTATGCAGATGAAAACGACGATAATTTATTGGAAACAATTCGCGAAAAGTATCCAGATGCCTATCTCTGTGTCATGCGAATCGGACATTATATTCAAGAAAAATACCACTACACCATGTCCAATGAAGAAAAACTATATCTAACGATTCATATCGCAAGGGTGGTTGCAAAAAATCCAAAACGCTTGCTTCAACAATAA